A window of Verrucomicrobiia bacterium contains these coding sequences:
- a CDS encoding sensor histidine kinase KdpD codes for MNDDARADPDSLLQAIQRQEGRPQRGHLKIFLGMAAGVGKTYAMLEAARKQLSLGTDVVIGYVETHGRKDTDALAVGLPMIPRRASEHRGMSLSEMDVDAVLARRPKLALVDELAHTNAPGSRHPKRYQDILELLDAGIDVYTSLNVQHVESRAQTVEEITGSTMHETVPDSVLDQADIELIDISPEDLMRRLDEGKVYMPDRAAVAMVNFFREGNLTALREMALRLAAERVGHDVRDYLQVMQIQGPWKTGHRLLVAVSPSPLSAQMIRWTRRLADSLDAQWMAVHVESARPLSETAQERLNKNLALARELGAEVIATADEDFARGLLRVARQRNATQIVVGKPARGGWRQFFRANNFLKRLVVESGDIDIHVVRADKSETAVNEPAFHSHTRVAWDQYFLSAGVVAALTVLNLFLTRLIGYRAVGFDFLLAVVVLALFIGRGPILVGAALSALCWDFFFVLPPYTFYIHETEDAMMFVMYFIVAIVMGQLIARFRGQEKAERRREERTTALYLLTRELADAATVDEIASALVRHVGKLLNAEVAVLLAESNGKLARQPQAPSTLALSEKEWGVAVWVFEHKQTAGQFTDNLPLSEAHYLPVATSSVVLGVIGVRFAQTTAPSLEQSNLLEAFARQAALVLDRRRLHEAAEDTRVEAESERLGKTLLDSISHEMRTPIAAITSAASALGDANLMSQPQFTSAIAGEIREAAARLNRLVGNLLDSARVESGHVKPKMDWCDVSDLINVTLKSVTKELAAHKIEVTIKPEMPLVRMDFTLMEQALTNILLNAAFHTPAGTKVELRAERERDELVLSVADRGPGISADALPKIFGKFYRAPGALTGGSGLGLAIAKSFVEAQGGRARAENRPGGGAIFTLYLPITEPPAFPREAV; via the coding sequence GTGAACGACGACGCCAGAGCGGACCCCGATAGTCTCCTGCAAGCCATCCAGCGGCAGGAAGGCCGGCCGCAGCGCGGGCATCTCAAGATTTTTCTCGGCATGGCCGCCGGCGTTGGCAAGACCTACGCCATGCTCGAAGCCGCGCGCAAACAACTTTCTCTCGGCACCGATGTTGTCATCGGCTATGTCGAAACGCACGGGCGCAAGGACACTGACGCCCTCGCCGTGGGCCTGCCGATGATCCCTCGTCGCGCCAGCGAACATCGCGGAATGTCTCTTTCCGAAATGGACGTGGACGCTGTGCTCGCGCGCCGGCCCAAGCTCGCGCTCGTGGATGAACTCGCCCACACGAACGCGCCCGGCTCGCGCCATCCCAAGCGTTATCAGGACATTCTGGAACTGCTCGACGCGGGCATTGATGTTTATACTTCGCTCAATGTCCAGCACGTCGAAAGCCGCGCGCAAACAGTCGAGGAAATCACCGGTTCGACCATGCACGAGACCGTGCCCGACAGCGTGCTCGATCAGGCGGACATCGAATTGATTGATATTTCGCCCGAGGATTTGATGCGCCGGCTTGACGAGGGAAAAGTTTATATGCCCGACCGCGCCGCCGTCGCGATGGTGAATTTTTTTCGCGAAGGTAATTTGACCGCGCTTCGTGAAATGGCGTTGCGCCTGGCTGCTGAGCGCGTCGGCCACGACGTCCGCGATTATTTACAGGTGATGCAAATCCAGGGGCCGTGGAAGACCGGCCATCGCCTGCTTGTCGCGGTGAGCCCAAGCCCACTCTCCGCGCAAATGATCCGCTGGACGCGCCGCTTGGCCGACAGTCTCGACGCGCAATGGATGGCGGTGCATGTCGAGTCTGCCCGGCCATTGTCCGAGACCGCGCAAGAACGGCTCAATAAAAATCTCGCGCTCGCCCGAGAACTCGGCGCGGAAGTGATTGCGACCGCTGACGAAGATTTCGCGCGGGGTTTGCTGCGCGTTGCTCGCCAGCGCAACGCCACTCAAATCGTCGTCGGCAAACCCGCGCGCGGCGGCTGGCGCCAATTTTTCCGCGCAAACAATTTCCTGAAACGTCTCGTGGTGGAAAGCGGTGACATTGATATCCACGTCGTGCGCGCGGACAAGTCCGAGACCGCCGTCAACGAACCGGCATTTCATTCGCACACGCGCGTGGCGTGGGACCAATATTTTCTCAGCGCGGGCGTCGTCGCCGCCTTGACCGTGCTGAATCTTTTTCTAACTCGCCTCATCGGTTACCGCGCGGTGGGTTTTGATTTTCTGCTGGCGGTGGTGGTGTTGGCACTTTTTATCGGACGCGGGCCGATCCTTGTCGGCGCGGCTTTGAGCGCGCTTTGCTGGGATTTCTTTTTTGTGCTGCCGCCCTACACTTTTTACATTCACGAGACTGAGGACGCGATGATGTTCGTGATGTATTTCATCGTGGCGATCGTGATGGGCCAGTTGATCGCGCGTTTTCGCGGCCAGGAAAAGGCCGAGCGCCGCCGCGAGGAACGCACCACCGCGCTTTATCTGCTCACCCGCGAATTGGCCGATGCCGCGACCGTGGATGAGATCGCCAGTGCGTTGGTGCGGCACGTCGGAAAATTATTGAATGCCGAAGTCGCCGTGCTGCTGGCCGAGAGCAACGGCAAACTGGCGCGCCAGCCGCAAGCGCCGAGCACGCTTGCGCTTTCCGAAAAAGAATGGGGCGTCGCGGTGTGGGTGTTCGAGCACAAACAAACCGCCGGGCAATTCACCGACAACCTGCCGCTTTCCGAAGCCCACTATTTGCCGGTTGCAACTTCGTCCGTCGTGCTGGGCGTGATCGGCGTGCGGTTCGCGCAGACCACCGCGCCCAGTCTTGAACAAAGTAATTTGCTCGAAGCCTTCGCGCGGCAGGCGGCGCTTGTGCTGGATCGGCGGCGCTTGCACGAAGCCGCCGAAGATACCCGCGTGGAAGCCGAGTCCGAGCGCCTCGGCAAGACGCTCCTCGATTCCATCTCTCACGAGATGCGCACGCCCATCGCCGCGATCACCAGCGCGGCGAGCGCGTTGGGTGACGCGAACCTGATGTCGCAACCCCAATTCACCAGTGCCATTGCGGGCGAAATCCGCGAGGCCGCCGCGCGGTTGAATCGGCTGGTGGGAAATCTGCTCGACAGCGCGCGAGTCGAGTCCGGCCATGTGAAGCCAAAAATGGATTGGTGCGATGTCAGCGATTTGATTAACGTCACGCTCAAGTCGGTCACGAAGGAACTGGCCGCGCACAAAATCGAAGTTACAATCAAACCCGAGATGCCGCTGGTGCGGATGGATTTTACGCTGATGGAACAGGCGCTGACCAATATACTACTCAATGCGGCATTTCATACTCCGGCGGGGACAAAAGTCGAACTGCGCGCCGAACGCGAGCGGGACGAATTGGTGTTGAGCGTGGCGGACCGCGGGCCGGGCATTTCGGCGGACGCATTGCCGAAAATATTTGGAAAGTTTTATCGCGCTCCGGGCGCGCTGACGGGCGGGTCGGGCCTGGGATTGGCCATTGCGAAAAGTTTTGTCGAGGCGCAGGGCGGTCGCGCGCGCGCGGAGAACCGGCCCGGCGGCGGCGCGATTTTCACATTATATTTGCCGATCACGGAACCGCCGGCATTTCCCAGGGAAGCTGTATGA
- a CDS encoding MBL fold metallo-hydrolase, translating into MSKPPAKARPPRTRQALPKSFKDLTPSKAFNPRTFFHNMVWKAFLTPRTGQHKRPVFPKLTRGQVALTWIGHASFLVQFTDLNVLIDPNFANWLFLLKRIKRSGLRIEDLPPIDLVLLTHAHFDHFHKPSLRKLPHPKIGVMPWGMGDLARNLGFERIIELDWWESFQHGDWKVTLTPCKHWGARVLRDNHRGYGGFVLEHQGRKIYHAGDSAYFEGFKQIGQHFAPEIALLPIGAYRPESFRNVHMGPDEAMKVFHDVCAKWFVPMHYGTFRLSFEDMDEPPRWLRQLANDHGVSEKVRMLEEGVPEVF; encoded by the coding sequence ATGTCAAAACCGCCCGCCAAGGCCCGCCCGCCGCGCACTCGCCAGGCATTGCCGAAATCGTTCAAGGACTTGACGCCGTCAAAAGCCTTCAATCCGCGCACGTTTTTTCACAACATGGTTTGGAAGGCGTTTCTCACGCCGCGCACGGGCCAGCATAAGCGACCGGTTTTTCCAAAACTTACGCGCGGGCAGGTCGCGCTCACCTGGATCGGGCATGCGTCCTTTCTCGTGCAGTTCACCGATCTCAACGTGCTCATTGATCCGAATTTTGCGAACTGGCTTTTTCTACTGAAACGCATCAAGCGCTCGGGATTGCGCATTGAGGATTTGCCGCCGATTGATCTGGTGCTGCTCACACACGCGCACTTTGATCATTTTCACAAACCAAGTTTGCGCAAACTGCCGCATCCGAAAATCGGCGTGATGCCCTGGGGCATGGGCGACCTCGCGCGAAATCTCGGTTTCGAGCGCATCATCGAACTCGACTGGTGGGAAAGTTTTCAGCATGGCGATTGGAAGGTCACGCTGACGCCTTGCAAACATTGGGGCGCGCGCGTGCTGCGCGATAATCATCGCGGCTACGGCGGCTTCGTGCTCGAACATCAGGGCCGGAAAATTTATCACGCGGGCGATAGCGCGTACTTCGAGGGCTTCAAACAAATCGGCCAGCATTTCGCGCCGGAGATCGCGTTGCTGCCGATCGGCGCCTACCGGCCCGAGTCTTTTCGCAATGTCCACATGGGGCCGGACGAGGCGATGAAAGTATTTCACGACGTTTGCGCGAAATGGTTTGTGCCGATGCATTACGGCACGTTCCGGCTTTCGTTCGAGGACATGGACGAACCGCCACGCTGGCTGCGCCAACTGGCGAACGACCACGGCGTGAGTGAGAAAGTCCGCATGCTGGAGGAGGGCGTGCCGGAGGTGTTTTAG
- a CDS encoding tetratricopeptide repeat protein, which yields MLKFSGFRKASVALRFGFLLLISIASPQLRADESSPHGKPNVKAWSAKREAGQKAFEKKDFSAAKGFFTEALEQARNFDAKDYRLAESLSDLAAVDGRLGDLTEAEPLFHEAAEIRHGDANAGYELSALFGWGAVSQALKHFDDAATAYQRAEDLCSRKFGRDSGETVLCSFRLGMVYYHQRDFAKAEPLLRRAFTLFRNPASKIVFRKTDPMWGGMDVFRVEFRPNHVYALQAIGALTQIYIAEKNLPEAERALKDALDLVDEYAGKDDPEIPDVLRVLSNFYYSTSNYVSAEPILQRLMKIQDRKQGANDETTLFTEDRLAQVYAHENKSAQAESLYEKIIAQREKNSGPESRDTMIAVANLGKLYLAEGKYEKAEPLYQRLFAQVEKNSGGDVAFTPILADQVIIYSKLGKDAELEAALRRQISVFEKMFGPNSRALVKPLTDCAQVLRKQKRDAEAEPLEARANVIKAAQAK from the coding sequence ATGCTTAAGTTTTCTGGTTTTCGCAAAGCAAGCGTCGCGCTCCGATTCGGATTTTTGTTATTGATCTCGATCGCTAGCCCGCAACTACGCGCCGACGAATCTTCGCCTCACGGAAAACCGAATGTTAAAGCGTGGTCGGCCAAGCGCGAAGCCGGGCAAAAGGCTTTCGAGAAAAAAGATTTTTCCGCAGCTAAGGGATTTTTCACGGAAGCGCTCGAACAAGCGCGAAACTTTGATGCCAAAGATTATCGCCTCGCGGAATCACTCAGCGACCTCGCCGCTGTGGATGGGCGCTTGGGCGATTTGACCGAGGCGGAGCCGCTGTTTCACGAGGCCGCCGAAATCCGCCACGGAGATGCCAACGCGGGTTACGAATTGAGCGCGCTGTTCGGCTGGGGCGCGGTCAGCCAGGCGCTGAAGCATTTTGACGATGCCGCCACCGCCTATCAACGCGCCGAAGATCTTTGCTCGCGGAAGTTCGGACGCGACTCGGGCGAAACCGTGCTCTGCTCTTTTCGCCTGGGTATGGTTTATTATCACCAACGCGATTTTGCCAAGGCCGAACCGCTGCTCCGGCGCGCATTCACCTTGTTCCGAAATCCGGCTTCTAAAATTGTTTTCCGTAAAACCGACCCGATGTGGGGCGGCATGGATGTCTTTCGCGTGGAGTTTCGTCCGAATCACGTTTATGCCCTGCAAGCCATCGGCGCACTCACGCAGATTTATATCGCGGAGAAAAATCTTCCCGAGGCGGAGCGGGCGCTCAAGGACGCGCTCGATCTCGTGGATGAATATGCCGGGAAAGACGACCCGGAGATTCCCGACGTTCTCAGGGTATTATCCAATTTCTATTATTCGACCAGCAATTACGTTTCGGCTGAGCCGATTCTCCAGCGTTTGATGAAGATTCAGGACCGCAAGCAGGGCGCTAACGATGAAACGACCTTGTTCACAGAAGACCGGCTGGCGCAGGTTTACGCGCACGAAAACAAATCAGCTCAAGCCGAGTCGCTCTACGAAAAAATCATCGCGCAACGTGAAAAAAATTCCGGTCCGGAGAGCCGTGACACCATGATTGCCGTCGCCAATCTTGGGAAGCTTTACCTGGCCGAAGGCAAATATGAAAAAGCCGAACCGCTGTATCAAAGGCTATTCGCGCAAGTGGAAAAAAATTCCGGCGGCGATGTGGCGTTCACTCCGATTCTCGCCGACCAGGTAATTATCTACTCCAAGCTCGGCAAGGATGCGGAATTGGAAGCCGCGTTGCGCCGGCAAATTTCAGTTTTCGAAAAAATGTTCGGGCCAAATTCTCGCGCGCTCGTGAAGCCATTAACCGATTGCGCCCAGGTCCTGCGCAAACAAAAACGCGACGCCGAAGCGGAGCCGCTCGAAGCGCGGGCCAACGTGATCAAGGCTGCGCAGGCGAAATAG
- a CDS encoding sugar phosphate nucleotidyltransferase, whose protein sequence is MKAIILAAGKGTRMGELTNETPKPMLKVQGKPILEHIIGGIAAAGVREFFIVIGYRGEVIENYFGDGTKWKVRITYGRQTVQDGTGKAPELAREFIGASPFFLSYGDILVKPETYSQMVHRYNEDYFSGVLTVTGSEDVTKGGLVFFDEKFCLKRLVEKPNAAQIQTLTDEGWLKPGGIAWYNAGIYIFRPSLFEFTAKLQKSPRGEYELTDAISALSDAHHTIAGMEIAGRWVDVRDPEVLAKLERESGI, encoded by the coding sequence GTGAAAGCGATTATTCTAGCCGCGGGCAAAGGCACGCGCATGGGCGAACTCACCAACGAGACGCCCAAGCCCATGCTCAAGGTGCAGGGCAAACCCATCCTCGAACATATCATCGGCGGCATCGCGGCGGCGGGGGTGCGGGAATTTTTTATTGTGATCGGTTATCGCGGCGAGGTGATTGAAAATTATTTTGGCGATGGAACGAAATGGAAGGTTCGCATCACTTACGGCCGTCAAACGGTGCAGGATGGCACGGGCAAAGCGCCGGAATTGGCGCGGGAATTTATCGGGGCATCGCCGTTTTTTTTGAGCTATGGCGATATTCTCGTGAAGCCCGAGACTTACAGCCAAATGGTGCATCGTTATAACGAAGATTATTTTTCGGGCGTCCTGACGGTGACGGGCAGCGAAGACGTGACGAAAGGCGGGTTGGTATTTTTCGACGAGAAATTTTGTTTGAAGCGGCTGGTGGAAAAGCCGAATGCGGCGCAGATCCAGACGTTGACCGATGAAGGCTGGCTCAAACCGGGCGGCATCGCATGGTATAATGCGGGCATCTATATTTTTCGCCCGTCACTGTTTGAGTTCACCGCGAAGCTGCAAAAATCTCCGCGCGGGGAATATGAACTGACGGACGCCATCAGCGCATTGTCGGATGCGCATCACACGATTGCGGGAATGGAAATCGCCGGGCGCTGGGTGGACGTGCGCGATCCCGAAGTGCTGGCGAAGTTGGAGCGCGAATCGGGTATTTGA
- a CDS encoding copper resistance CopC family protein: MKHFEKAGSLQRWVITLFLFAIWQAPAWAHAFLDHAEPRVGSAVAQSPGEIKIWFTQNIEAAFSSMEVRDAQGKQVDKKDSHLDPQSKSLLLVSVPALAPGTYTVAWHVISVDTHKTQGHFEFTVRPGQK, encoded by the coding sequence ATGAAACATTTTGAAAAAGCTGGTTCGTTGCAACGCTGGGTAATCACCCTGTTTTTATTCGCCATCTGGCAGGCTCCCGCGTGGGCTCATGCATTTTTGGATCATGCCGAACCTCGGGTCGGCAGCGCCGTCGCACAATCGCCTGGCGAAATAAAAATCTGGTTCACCCAAAATATTGAAGCCGCCTTCAGTTCGATGGAAGTTCGCGATGCGCAAGGCAAACAAGTGGACAAAAAGGATTCGCATCTCGATCCACAGTCCAAATCGCTGCTGCTCGTCTCCGTGCCGGCGCTGGCGCCCGGGACTTATACTGTGGCGTGGCACGTCATTTCGGTGGACACGCATAAAACCCAAGGCCATTTCGAATTCACCGTGCGGCCCGGGCAAAAATAA
- a CDS encoding response regulator produces MTQERLNPVVLVIDDEIQIRRLLKISLEANGYRVFEAANGTTGLAEAAQRRPDVVVLDLGLPDFDGVTVLKRLREWSSVPVLVLSVRDREEDKIAALDNGADDYLTKPFGTGELLARLRVAQRHAKPAEDSVIFQNGHLEVDLSARLVKVKGKPIKLTATEYALLQLFVRHAGKVLTHRQILKEVWGPTYVEQTHYLRVYMTHLREKIEVNPSQPELLITESGIGYRLMDKI; encoded by the coding sequence ATGACTCAGGAGCGTTTGAATCCAGTGGTGCTCGTGATTGATGACGAAATCCAAATCCGCCGGCTGCTCAAGATCAGTTTGGAGGCGAATGGCTATCGCGTATTTGAAGCGGCCAACGGCACTACCGGTCTCGCGGAAGCCGCGCAACGCCGGCCGGATGTCGTCGTGCTCGACCTCGGTTTGCCCGACTTCGATGGCGTGACGGTGCTCAAGCGTTTGCGCGAATGGAGTAGCGTCCCGGTGCTGGTGCTTTCCGTGCGCGATCGCGAAGAGGATAAGATCGCCGCGCTCGACAACGGCGCTGACGATTATCTCACCAAGCCGTTCGGCACCGGCGAATTATTGGCGCGCTTGCGGGTCGCCCAACGCCACGCCAAGCCCGCGGAGGATTCGGTCATTTTTCAAAATGGCCATCTCGAAGTGGACTTGTCCGCGCGGCTGGTGAAAGTAAAAGGCAAGCCAATCAAATTGACCGCCACGGAATATGCGCTGCTGCAATTATTCGTGCGGCACGCGGGCAAGGTTTTGACGCACCGCCAAATCCTCAAGGAAGTTTGGGGGCCGACCTACGTGGAGCAAACGCATTATCTCCGGGTTTACATGACGCATCTGCGCGAGAAAATCGAAGTGAATCCTTCGCAGCCGGAATTGCTCATCACCGAGTCGGGCATCGGTTATCGGCTGATGGACAAAATTTAA
- a CDS encoding gamma carbonic anhydrase family protein — protein sequence MTSLTFNVITPPVGDLDRQLDKFLRAKPQLGAGVYIARGAVVLGDVRIGDHSSVWYNAVVRGDINYISIGHHSNVQDNAVLHLADDFPCILGNYVTVGHSAIVHACTIGDEVLVGMGAVVLDGAVVGAQSLIGAKALVKGGMEIPPGSLVLGAPAKVVRALTDEERAGLKHWADKYVDNGAYCLKHGINVGGPLAS from the coding sequence ATGACATCCCTCACCTTTAATGTTATAACTCCCCCCGTGGGCGATCTCGACCGACAACTCGATAAATTTCTGCGCGCCAAACCGCAACTCGGCGCGGGCGTTTACATCGCGCGCGGCGCCGTGGTGTTGGGCGACGTGCGAATCGGCGATCATTCGAGCGTCTGGTATAACGCCGTCGTTCGCGGCGATATCAATTACATTTCCATCGGCCATCACAGCAACGTCCAGGACAATGCCGTGCTGCATCTCGCCGATGATTTTCCCTGCATTCTCGGCAATTACGTCACCGTTGGCCACTCCGCGATTGTGCATGCCTGCACCATCGGCGACGAAGTCCTGGTCGGCATGGGAGCGGTCGTGCTCGATGGCGCGGTGGTCGGCGCGCAAAGTCTTATCGGCGCGAAGGCGCTGGTGAAAGGCGGCATGGAAATTCCCCCCGGCTCCCTCGTGCTGGGCGCGCCCGCCAAAGTCGTTCGCGCCTTGACCGATGAAGAACGCGCCGGCCTAAAACATTGGGCGGACAAATACGTGGACAACGGCGCCTACTGTTTGAAACACGGCATCAACGTCGGCGGCCCGCTCGCGAGCTGA
- a CDS encoding CopD family protein, whose product MPASLNAWFILARAVHYGACLIFFGIFAFDRFVAAAVATEAAAYWKSCMRRFSLVLLPLIFISGIGWFVCVAATMSGQSPEMETLKSVWTQTQFGDVWKTRWIFWFAASAAAICQSFELPASFQKILIWLQLVFSGVILGSLAWTGHGLEGSAGHLIADVLHLLVAGFWPAGLLPFTLLLRKLVQPSAIASGDSISTLIRRFSAWSLASVVLLAATGFVNSWFLVGSLSDFIDHPYGRWLLAKIILFVFTVVLGAVNLLRLKPRLTMKTPNSPAAAAAISGLQLNVRCELFLSTLIIIVVAILGMLPPTFR is encoded by the coding sequence ATGCCCGCCAGCCTGAATGCCTGGTTTATCCTGGCGCGCGCTGTTCACTACGGCGCGTGCCTGATTTTCTTTGGCATTTTTGCGTTTGACCGTTTCGTGGCGGCGGCGGTCGCCACCGAAGCCGCCGCGTACTGGAAATCTTGCATGCGCCGGTTCAGCTTGGTTTTGCTGCCGCTTATTTTTATTTCCGGCATCGGGTGGTTTGTCTGCGTGGCTGCCACCATGAGCGGCCAATCGCCGGAAATGGAAACCTTGAAATCGGTTTGGACCCAAACGCAGTTTGGCGATGTCTGGAAAACTCGGTGGATTTTTTGGTTCGCGGCCAGCGCGGCCGCGATTTGCCAATCATTCGAACTTCCGGCGTCATTTCAAAAAATCCTGATCTGGCTGCAACTCGTTTTCAGCGGCGTCATCCTCGGCAGTCTTGCCTGGACCGGGCACGGACTCGAAGGTTCCGCGGGGCATTTGATCGCCGATGTATTGCACTTACTCGTCGCCGGGTTTTGGCCCGCCGGACTACTGCCATTTACGTTGCTGCTGCGCAAACTCGTCCAGCCTTCGGCCATTGCTTCCGGCGATTCAATCTCAACTTTGATTCGCCGTTTCTCCGCCTGGAGTCTGGCCAGTGTCGTATTGCTGGCCGCAACCGGGTTCGTCAACAGTTGGTTCCTGGTCGGTTCGCTTTCCGACTTCATTGATCACCCATACGGACGTTGGCTGCTCGCCAAAATTATCCTGTTCGTTTTCACCGTCGTACTGGGCGCAGTGAATCTCCTGCGTTTGAAACCGCGTTTGACGATGAAAACCCCAAATTCTCCCGCCGCCGCCGCCGCGATTTCGGGACTGCAACTCAATGTGCGCTGTGAACTGTTTCTCAGCACCCTCATCATCATTGTCGTCGCGATTCTCGGGATGCTTCCGCCAACCTTCCGCTAG